From a region of the Eulemur rufifrons isolate Redbay chromosome 7, OSU_ERuf_1, whole genome shotgun sequence genome:
- the LOC138387464 gene encoding protein NipSnap homolog 3A-like isoform X2, with amino-acid sequence MLALRSGLTRILAARTLAPQVCSFFATGPRQYDGTFYECRTYYLKPSKMNEFLENVKKNIHLRTAHSELVGFWSVEFGGRVNKVFHIWKYDNFAHRTEVRKALVKDKEWQEQLTISNWPLIEEQEFDITYLVPWCKLEKPPKEVYVLWWNESADSRAAGRHQSHEDPRVVAAVRESVNYLVSQQNMLLIPAPFSPLK; translated from the exons ATGCTCGCCCTCCGGAGCGGCTTGACTAGGATCCTGGCTGCGCGGACGCTTGCGCCCCAG GTGTGCTCATTTTTTGCTACAGGCCCCAGACAATATGATGGAACATTCTATGAATGTCGTACTTATTACCTTAAACCTTCGAAAATGAATGAGTTCttggaaaatgttaagaaaaacatTCATCTTCGGACCGCTCACTCTGAATTGGTTGGATTCTGGAGTGTAGAATTTGGAGGCAGAGTGAATAAAGTGTTTCATATTTGGAAGTATG ATAATTTTGCTCATCGAACTGAAGTTCGCAAAGCCTTAGTCAAAGATAAGGAATGGCAGGAACAATTGACCATTTCAAATTGGCCTCTAATTGAAGAACAAGAGTTTGATATTACTTATCTGGTACCATGGTGCAAGTTAGAAAAGCCTCCAAAAGAAG TTTATGTTCTTTGGTGGAATGAGAGTGCGGATAGTCGTGCAGCTGGGAGACATCAGTCTCATGAGGATCCCAGAGTTGTGGCGGCTG TTCGAGAAAGTGTCAACTACCTAGTGTCTCAGCAGAATATGCTTCTGATTCCTGCTCCATTTTCACCATTGAAATAG
- the LOC138387464 gene encoding protein NipSnap homolog 3A-like isoform X1 has translation MLALRSGLTRILAARTLAPQVCSFFATGPRQYDGTFYECRTYYLKPSKMNEFLENVKKNIHLRTAHSELVGFWSVEFGGRVNKVFHIWKYDNFAHRTEVRKALVKDKEWQEQLTISNWPLIEEQEFDITYLVPWCKLEKPPKEGVYELAIFQMKPGGPALWGDAFKRAINAHVNLGYAKLVGVFHTEYGELNRVYVLWWNESADSRAAGRHQSHEDPRVVAAVRESVNYLVSQQNMLLIPAPFSPLK, from the exons ATGCTCGCCCTCCGGAGCGGCTTGACTAGGATCCTGGCTGCGCGGACGCTTGCGCCCCAG GTGTGCTCATTTTTTGCTACAGGCCCCAGACAATATGATGGAACATTCTATGAATGTCGTACTTATTACCTTAAACCTTCGAAAATGAATGAGTTCttggaaaatgttaagaaaaacatTCATCTTCGGACCGCTCACTCTGAATTGGTTGGATTCTGGAGTGTAGAATTTGGAGGCAGAGTGAATAAAGTGTTTCATATTTGGAAGTATG ATAATTTTGCTCATCGAACTGAAGTTCGCAAAGCCTTAGTCAAAGATAAGGAATGGCAGGAACAATTGACCATTTCAAATTGGCCTCTAATTGAAGAACAAGAGTTTGATATTACTTATCTGGTACCATGGTGCAAGTTAGAAAAGCCTCCAAAAGAAG GAGTCTATGAACTGGCTATTTTTCAGATGAAACCTGGTGGACCAGCTCTGTGGGGTGATGCATTCAAAAGGGCAATTAATGCCCATGTCAATCTAGGCTATGCAAAACTAGTTGGTGTTTTCCACACAGAATATGGAGAACTCAACAGAG TTTATGTTCTTTGGTGGAATGAGAGTGCGGATAGTCGTGCAGCTGGGAGACATCAGTCTCATGAGGATCCCAGAGTTGTGGCGGCTG TTCGAGAAAGTGTCAACTACCTAGTGTCTCAGCAGAATATGCTTCTGATTCCTGCTCCATTTTCACCATTGAAATAG